A region of the Peredibacter starrii genome:
AGGAGTGTACATACGACCATTTCCTAGGATTAGAATGATGATTTCAAATGCTCTTGTTCTTCTAGTGGCCCTACTTCACGTTTGGTTCATGATACTGGAAATGTATTTTTGGACAAGGCCACTAGGACGCAAGGCATTTGGTCTGACCAAAGAATCCGCGGAGGCGACTAAAGTCATGGCCCAGAATCAAGGGATCTATAATGGCTTTCTGGCCGCAGGTCTTATCTGGGGAGTGGTTTCGGGTCTCCATGATGTAAAAATCTTTTTTCTCGCATGTGTGATTGTCGCCGGCATTGTCGGCGCCTTCACGGCCAATAAAAAAATCCTCTACATTCAAGCTTTCCCTGCATTAGCAGCACTTATGGCGGTTGTATGTCTATAATCCCTTTCTCGTTGGTCGCATTGATATTTATCAATTCAGCTTTTGCTTTTGATTGGCAAGGTCACCGAGGAGCAAGAGGCTTATATCCGGAAAACACCATTGGTGCTATGGAAGAGGCCTTGAAGTATCCAGTCACAACTTTGGAATTGGATGTAGTGGTTTCAAAGGACATGAAGGTCGTGGTGAGCCACGAGCCTTGGATGAGCGAAGAGTTTTGTCAGAATCCGGAAGGGAAGCGAGTTAAAGGTCGTGATTACAATCTTTATAAGCTTACCTATGAAGAGATTCAGCGTTTTGATTGCGGAAGTATCCCTCATCCGCGTTTCCCTCAACAGAAGAAGATCAGAGAAGGAAAACCTCTTTTAGAAAAGCTCTTATCAGAATCTGAACAAATGCTTAAAAAGCTGAACCGCGAAAAGGTCCAATACAACATCGAAATCAAGTCCACGGCCCCGGATGAGAGAGATGGTTTTCAGCCGGACTATAAAACCTTCACAGACTTAGTGGTGAAGACCATACAGGCCCAACTTAAGAACGAAAAGTTCGTGCTTCAAAGTTTTGATTGGAGAGTGTTGCGGTACCTCCATGAGAAATATCCAGAGATTCAGCTTTCAGCCTTGATTGAAACTGAAGTGAACCCTCAAGAAAATTTAAAAAAACTGGGCTTTAATCCACAGATTTTCTCTCCAGACTTTACACTCCTTAAGAAAGAACATGTGATGGCCTTTCATGCATTGAATATTAAGGTTATTCCATGGACCGTGAACACTGTACCTGAGATGGAAAAATTAATGGCCATGAATGTTGATGGGATCATCACGGATTATCCAAATTTAATTTCTTCAGTCGCAGTTAAGAAATGCGGACCAAAGTCTCATCTCTTTGAAGGAAGATGTGTGAAAATGCCCACACACTCAGTCCCTTCGGAATTAAATCCTGGTTGGAAATGCAAAGATGGATTTGTTCAGAAACGCTCCAAATGTGTGAGGATCAAGCTTCCTCCTCATTCAGTTTTATTAGAGGATGGAAAGACATGGGCATGCAAAACTGGTTACGAACGTTATCGCGGAACTTGTAAAAAAATCTCTCACTAAAAATTAGATTCGCTAAAGCTTGAATAACTTGCCTTGAAAAGAGAATGTGACTATTCTCCGGCCACTTTTTTAGGGGCCAAGTAAAAATGCTTAGCAAGATTTATTTTTTCTTTTTTGTGATCGGATTTATCGGGAGTGTACTCTCGATTGTTCGTTCATTATCAGAAGAGAAAAGTCTTGAAGATAGTTGGCTCGATTACCTTGGACCATTTTTCTTTTTCACTTCTTTTGTCGGCATCACTCTCGTTCAATTTAATGCTTGTAGAGACTCAATCACTGTTCCGGTTTCAATCTGTATTGGCCTCTTCTTTTCTTATTGTTCACAGGTCCCCTTTAAAACAGATCGTAAAGGGCCGGCAGTATGAACACTATTCGTCGTGGGCGTTTATTTGATCATGTTGAACTTAAAGTTAAAGATATTGATGTCAGTAAGAAATTCTATCGTCCTGTGATTGAAAGCCTGGGTCTGTCTATTAGCTTTGAAAATGGAAAGAGTTTCAGCGTTGATGAGTTCTTTGTGATTGAATCTGATTCACCTTCAAATACTGTTCACCTTGCTTTCCAGGCCCCACATCCGGCGGCAGTGAAGATGTTCTATGATACGGCCCTTCAAAACGGGGGAATGTGTAATGGCGCTCCAGGAGCGAGAAACTTTCATACCAATTATTATTCTGCTTATGTTTTAGATCCGGATGGGAACAATATTGAGGCCGTTTTTCACGACCCAAATAGCACCCTTCCTACAATTCTGAGTTCACACATCTAATTTCTTTTCCATCTCAAACTGAGACACAAAATTATCAAGCCCCTTATTCATCCAGAAATGAATCATGGGTTTTGAGCGATCATCAATGTTCATAACTCGGATTCGTTGATCACCTAACTTCATGTGAAGGAGTAGTTGATCTAAGTGACGATCAACCGGATCAAGGGCGCCCATTTCACGAAGGGCACCGTTGTAGGGAGTATAGACCGCATAGGCAACGAGAGTATTTTGATAACGAAGCTCATGGGTCTCGTGATTTTCTTTTGCCTTCATCAGAACTTCTGAACTGGCCTCAGAGGCAGGTTCGAAGAGACGGATGTTCTTCATCTCTTGTGAGTAGGCGAGTGGTTTCACGGCATAGTGAAATTCGTTTGAAGGGCCACAACAAATGTTAAGTTCACCCTGGAAGGAAAGAAGTTCTCTTGTGGTTTTAAATCCCATCCTTTCATAAAGGGCAATCGCGCGATCATTACCTTTAATAACTTCTAAGCTCACGGTCTTAAATAGTTTCAGCTCAGGAAGCGCTTTTTCGTATATTTTTTCAATGAGGTGCTGACCTCTATGACTGGGAATTACTCCAGTTCCAAAATTAAAGATCACATCCTTCATTGGAACATGCAGGACGAAGGCCACGAGCTTATTTTGATCAAAGACCCCGTAAGATAGAGAAAAGTCCACTCCGGCCGTTTTCCAGCGCTTCAAATGTAGGTCCCGATTGAAATCCAAGGGGATAACATAGTTTTTGAAGGCCTCACAAAAGGCCTCAAAAATGGTGTCGATGGAAGTGTGTTCCAGGCTTTTAATTTCCATGGCTTATCTTATCACTTTTAAGTGTAAAAAATACCTCAAAACTTGAGGAAGCGTGATCAATGTCCTATAAGACGCGGCATCTATTCCTTCAAAAGGACGTAAACATGAATAAGCTTTTAGTACTGGCCACCGTGGCCTTGATCGGTTCTGCACACGCTGCGAAGTGGGACAGAAACAACAACCCTAAATTGTTTGATGCTGTTGCTGCGACAAAAATCAATATGACTTTCCATGATCTTCCGCTGTCTGCTCGTCTTCTTGATGACAGTATGGCGTGGTCGGAAACTTTCTGGCCTTCACGTTTTGGTGGAATTGCGTACCGTTGGAATCACCCAAACCCTCAGCCTTTCAAATACACTCTTCATACAAAAGAAGAGCTTTTGAAAATGTCTGAGAAAGAACTTTCTCAACTTTCTCCTTCTGAGCTCTATGACATTGCAATGGGGGACTATGGCTATACTCTTACGAAGAAGACTCTTAAGAGCTACAAGCCAGATGATCTTTGGTGGGAAGGAATCTGTGATGGATGGGCCTTGGCCGCTTCTCATTACTCTGAACCAGATAAAACTGTTGTGACAAATAAAGATGGTATCAAAGTTCCGTTTGGAGCTTCTGATGTTAAGGGCCTTCTTTCTATGCATGAAGCCTACAACGCAAACGGTATGTACGCTCGTGTAGGAGCTCGTTGTAAAGTTAACGGTAAAGTGACTGGTGAATCATTTCCTGATGATAAATTCCCTAATCCACCAGCACCGAAAGACGCTAACAGACCAGAATGTGCAGATGTAAACGCTGGTGCTTTCCACGTTGTTATCGCCAACATGATTGGTATTAACTCTCAAGGCTTCATCGCTGAAGTTGATCGTTACAATGATGTATGGAACCAGCCTGTTTATTCATACGATTCAAAAATCGTAGGTGAGCTTCCTCTAACTGAGAAAGACATCAAAGCAGGAATTGATAAGAAGATTCAAATTAAGACTGATATGACCTACGCTGAAGAGCTGGTTTTCTGGAAACAAAAATACGCTGACGAAGGTTACCTTGGTTTCGTATCAAAAGAACCAGTAACTGGAACTTTGGCACAGACTTATTCAGTGAGAAACTACGAGTATGTTATCGAGCTTGATAATGCGGGCCAGGTCATTGGTGGAGAGTGGATCTCTGAAACTCGTCCGGACATGATTTGGGCAAAAGCAAAAGTTCCTAAGTTCATTAACGGCAAGTATCCACTTGCAGGTCTATCGATCATCTATAAACCAGTTGTTCATTCAAAATAAAAAAAAGGCCCCTAAACGGGGCCTTATTTTATTATGTCCACTCACCTTTAAGAATTAGTTTGACCGTGGTTCCCGAAGGGGCGTCCCCTTGGGCCTCAATTGATTCAACCACCACCTGACCGCCATACATTTCAACAAATGACTTCATGATATGCATACCGAAACCAGTTCCGATTTCGCCCATGGTTCCAGGTCGGGACGTCTTTTTATTGATATCGAAAAGTCCTTTAATCAATTGTGTGGGAATTCCAATCCCTGAATCCTTGATCTCAATGGCATAGCTGCCTTGGTTAACAGGATAGGCGTTAATGACGATTTTGCTTCCGATAGGAGAGAACTTGATGGCGTTGGAAATAATATTACCCAGTACTTGATTATTGAAGCTGATGGGCTCTACTAAGACATTAAGACCCGCGTTCTTGTCCCAATGGTACTCAATCGCCAGATGTTTTCGTTCAAGCTCATTGCTAAAAACTCGCGTGACATACTCCACGGCACTATTGAGTGAAACCATCGTTAGATCCACGTTGGCCTTGCCCTTACTGACGGCATACATCTTACGAATGTTCTGAGTAATTTCGAGCATGGCCTCAGAGGCCTGGGTCGCGATCTCAAGACCTCGGCTATTTTCACCTTCAGGGATTTGCTTTTTAGCGAGCGAGAGCCCGATGGCAATTCTTCCCAGTGGGTTGGCCAAATCGTGAAAGAGTACGCGGAAGAGATCATCGATTTTTTGACTTTGTTTCTGAAGAAGTTCTTCTGTGTGTTGTCGTAGTCCTGCGTAAACCACCACAAGAGTTGTACTGATAAACACCCAACCAAAAACAAGAAGAGCGTGAGACCAGACAAATCCCGTCTCTGAGATGAGATTGGGGCATTCATAACCAATAAGATGAAGGATAAAAAATCCGAAGGCCACCAGCGAAGAAGTCACACTCCAGGTAATAGCACCTTTCTGCGCGCAGATAACGCCACCAATGAGTGGCAAAACTCCGAACCAGATTAAAATGTTACTCGTGAAACCGCCGGTATAATAAGTGAAGGTAGATTGATGAATGATACCCGCACCTAAAAGTACGTTAGAGATGAAGTAAGTGTTGTTAGTCACACGGAATAAAAGTGGTGAAAACAAATGCACCAACGAACAGATAAGACCGATGATACCAGGAACAGGTGAAGAGATCGTAAAGCTCGCTAGAATAGCGTACGACCACATCAAGACACCCGTACATAGAACCGTCACAATTTGCGAGTGAATCTGACGTCGATCGATGTCGTTCAGGCGCACCCTGTGATAAGACACAAAGTTATAAATGGTGAAGTACCAGCCAAGGGCCGGTATCTTTTTTAATTGCATAAAGAGCTTATCGGGTTTTTTAGGCCTGTATTAACAATTGGACTAAAGGTTTTTATATCCTGAAGTTTCCTTAGTATACGTTCTTAAGCTTAACTTCCGACAAAACTGCTTCGACTGATTTAAGGAGCGTATCCTGGTTAATCATGTCCTTCCCAAGGGAGTATTCTTTAGGGGCGAGGAGCTTTTCAATGGAATGGCTCTCTTTATTGATCTTAGTCGTAACCGAAGACGTATCAAGCTTTTTCACCTGGAAATCGTACTTCATCACCAATTTATCTTCATCCATTGAGAACGTAAGATTCAGTGATTCAATGTTGGCCATGTCACGTGATGTTGGTGGCAAAAGTTTAAATTCGACACCTTTCTTAGAGGCCTTGAATTCTTTTTGCTTAAAGCGGTGAAACGTATCCAAAAGACCCACGATTTTTGTGTAGAGTGCCTTAGGCTCAATCTTAGATTGTAAATGGTTTTCGTTAAACTGACGGCCATAGGCGAGGTAGTAGCTGGCCTTTTTATCTGTCACTGGAGAATTTGGTCCCACGTTAAATGAGAAAGAAAGCTCTGCTTCTTCTCCGGCCTTAAGTTCTTTTTGCTCAAATGTCGTTGTGGCATCAAGCTTCAACGCACCTTCAGCACGAGCATGGATTTTTTTTATTTCAGCATAGGCAAGACCCACTCCTGCGTCAGCAAGACTGATGGTTTCTGTGCCGTGGTTTTTAACTTTAAGCGTTCCATTTATGCTGGAGCCCTGCTGCCAGGATTCACCAACGGTTTCAATGTTCCACTCTAGAGGCTTATTAAAAAATGTTCCTTTCATGGCCCAAACTTTATCCCGTCCTTTTGGCTTTTTAAAGGAAAAAGCTTAAGCTTCTGAGTTATGAAACTTCATCATGTTGCTTTGATCGTGAGTTCTCTTGAAAAGTCCCTGAGCTTCTATCAGGAGGCGTTGGGATTTAGTGTTCTACGAAAAGAATTTCGTGAAGAGCGGAATTCCTGGAAAGTGGATTTGGTGAGAGATGAGATTCAGCTTGAGATATTTACCTTTCCGGGTGCGCCTGCCAGACCTTCTTATCCCGAGGCAATGGGACTAAGACACCTTGCTTTCTCAGTGGAAAACATCGAAGCATTTCATCAGGAATTAAAAGGGAAGAAGATTCAGGTGGAAGAAATAAGGGTCGATCATCAGACCGGGAAAAAGTTTTTCTTCTTCGCCGATCCGGATAATCAACCCTTAGAAATTTACGAAAATTAACGAGGCAGAGTACAACCGCGACGAGATAGGTCGAAGTTGAAGTCTGGAGTTAGACAAGTGTAAACGTTGTAAGTCTGTTGACCGTAACGAACACCTTTTCTCACTTCAACCTGGCCGGCCTGATCAACTTCACATGGGTTGTTCATTGTACAACGACGACCGCTTTCGTTTGAAGTGTTATTGATACCGATTACACGTCTCTCACCGCGAGCGATGATTGGTGAACCAGAAGTACCGCCGATAGTGTCACAGCCTTCTGTGTAACGGATTGAATCAGTAAATGTCCAATCAGCTTCTCTGATCTGGTAAACGAAACCATCGATGTCACAGCTGTAACCACGGTCCCAGTAACCAGAAATGATATCAATGCTCACACCAGCTTGTGGACGAACAGAATCAAGTAGGAAAGGACGAACTTTCGTACGAGCGATGATCTCGTTGTACGATTCAGTTAGCTCATAGAAAGCAACATCTGTGTTTGTCATTGTAGCGAAAAGAATCTTTGTCGCTTGGATGTTGTGAAGTTTGAAATTCACATCATAAAGCTTAAGTGAGCGAGGAGCTGAACGGTTTACCCATACTTCACCTGGCTTAAGGAATCCGCCTGGAGCAGATACACAGTGACCGTTAGTCATCATGATTGCTTTAGCTGTAAGAGGCATACCGTTGAAAGCAACGAGTGAGCCTGAACAGTTAGATAATTTCACAATACCTTCGAAGTCATAGTTACGAGCTTCGAAAGATTGAACTGATTTAAGATTTGAACGCTCAAGAGCGTTGTGTGGGGCAACTGGGAAAGCGAAAGCGGCCGTGCTAACCAGTGCGAATGCAAGAGCGAAAAGAGTTTTCAAAATTTCCTCCTAAGATTTTTTGGAGGATTTTTATATCAAGGGAAGGAACTGACCGTCCTTCCCTGTAAGTTTTTTTGAGTAATTAAGTGTACACAGAGGTTAGGCCGCTTTGACCTTCTTATGTTGCTCGAGAATACAGTGCATCATTTGCTGATAAAGCTCTTCTGAGTAATGAAGATTGCGGAGAATACACTCTTGTTCATTCTGAGAAAGGGATGAAATGGTCTTAATGGCTTCTTCCAGATGATGAGGATCCTCCTCTGCATGGACCTTTAGAAACAGTACAGATCCTTTATGAAGATCTTTGATCTCCATGTAGCTATCTTTGGCCCAGTTTACGGCGAGACCTTCTAGAAACAGGATGTAGCCCAAGAGGCTGGTCCCGCCTTCAAAAGAAATTCGATAATACTGTGAGTGGTAGAAGGCCTGAGTGGGAATCATTTCCTGATACTGCGAAATGTTTTTTCCCAGACGTTCGATGTCCTTTAGCGCCAGAAGATCGTGACGTTCTTCTTCGCCCAAGTGATGCTCGAAATGATGTCGCAGTTCCTCGTTTTTCAGGTGGGGCAGAGAATAACCCAGAAGAGAAGTGGAGTGGCGAACAAAAAAATATGTCTGGGCGAGCCATTCGCCATAGACCTCTTTGTCTTTAAACAAAGTCGAAGGATTGTTTTTGGAAAACTTTTTCATCGAATCCTGATAGGCCTTTTTGATATTCATAACTATGCCACCTTTTTGAAAGGAACAATGTTCGAAGTTACTTCAAATTCACTGACGTGATCGAGACGAGTCCATAAATCTGAAAAGAGGGAAGAAAGATTTTTCCTCTGAATCATCGCCTCAATTCCTGATCGTTCATAGGCCACGAGTTGTGCCGCCAGAGGAACCCCATAGTAGTTGAAAGGGTGATTTTGATTCAGAACCGTGGCGCCAAATTCCTCACCACCCGCGTTCTGCATACCGCGAGTGAGATTCAAGTGACCGGCCATGACACCACTCATGGAATTCAGAAAACGCAGATGGTTGTAGTAGAAAAGAATTTCTTTCCATCTCACCACGTGTCCTTTACCGGTAAATTCAGGACTCACAGTGAACTGTGAGCAGATAATACAGTCGGGAGAAATTTGTCGAAGTTCATTGAAGGCCTCCTGAGTCCATGGTTTAAACCAGGAGTGATCAGGCATTGGACCTTTTGATAAAGTGCCATGAGTGAAGGAGGCCAGACCCACACAACGGTCTTGATAAAACAAAACTCCCATCTCATCCGGAATGATAAACCCATCTGAACTTAAGGGTTCTTTCACACCAATTTCAGAGCGAAACTTTTCCCATGCGGTCCTCCAAACCTGGTAAGCGGCATAGTACTCTTTCTCGTAGCCCTCTAATGGATGTCGAGATGGCATTAACACGTACTTCAGATCTTTAACCCAGCTTTCCATATGTCTCCCTTGTGTTCAGCGCAAGAAAGCATAAGGGGATTCTTAATGTATTGAGTCTTAGACGGAAATTAGACAAATATAAGTAGCGGAACCCAAAAGG
Encoded here:
- a CDS encoding VOC family protein, with the protein product MNTIRRGRLFDHVELKVKDIDVSKKFYRPVIESLGLSISFENGKSFSVDEFFVIESDSPSNTVHLAFQAPHPAAVKMFYDTALQNGGMCNGAPGARNFHTNYYSAYVLDPDGNNIEAVFHDPNSTLPTILSSHI
- a CDS encoding GNAT family N-acetyltransferase — encoded protein: MEIKSLEHTSIDTIFEAFCEAFKNYVIPLDFNRDLHLKRWKTAGVDFSLSYGVFDQNKLVAFVLHVPMKDVIFNFGTGVIPSHRGQHLIEKIYEKALPELKLFKTVSLEVIKGNDRAIALYERMGFKTTRELLSFQGELNICCGPSNEFHYAVKPLAYSQEMKNIRLFEPASEASSEVLMKAKENHETHELRYQNTLVAYAVYTPYNGALREMGALDPVDRHLDQLLLHMKLGDQRIRVMNIDDRSKPMIHFWMNKGLDNFVSQFEMEKKLDV
- the gloA2 gene encoding SMU1112c/YaeR family gloxylase I-like metalloprotein codes for the protein MKLHHVALIVSSLEKSLSFYQEALGFSVLRKEFREERNSWKVDLVRDEIQLEIFTFPGAPARPSYPEAMGLRHLAFSVENIEAFHQELKGKKIQVEEIRVDHQTGKKFFFFADPDNQPLEIYEN
- a CDS encoding sensor histidine kinase — protein: MQLKKIPALGWYFTIYNFVSYHRVRLNDIDRRQIHSQIVTVLCTGVLMWSYAILASFTISSPVPGIIGLICSLVHLFSPLLFRVTNNTYFISNVLLGAGIIHQSTFTYYTGGFTSNILIWFGVLPLIGGVICAQKGAITWSVTSSLVAFGFFILHLIGYECPNLISETGFVWSHALLVFGWVFISTTLVVVYAGLRQHTEELLQKQSQKIDDLFRVLFHDLANPLGRIAIGLSLAKKQIPEGENSRGLEIATQASEAMLEITQNIRKMYAVSKGKANVDLTMVSLNSAVEYVTRVFSNELERKHLAIEYHWDKNAGLNVLVEPISFNNQVLGNIISNAIKFSPIGSKIVINAYPVNQGSYAIEIKDSGIGIPTQLIKGLFDINKKTSRPGTMGEIGTGFGMHIMKSFVEMYGGQVVVESIEAQGDAPSGTTVKLILKGEWT
- a CDS encoding trypsin-like serine peptidase, producing the protein MKTLFALAFALVSTAAFAFPVAPHNALERSNLKSVQSFEARNYDFEGIVKLSNCSGSLVAFNGMPLTAKAIMMTNGHCVSAPGGFLKPGEVWVNRSAPRSLKLYDVNFKLHNIQATKILFATMTNTDVAFYELTESYNEIIARTKVRPFLLDSVRPQAGVSIDIISGYWDRGYSCDIDGFVYQIREADWTFTDSIRYTEGCDTIGGTSGSPIIARGERRVIGINNTSNESGRRCTMNNPCEVDQAGQVEVRKGVRYGQQTYNVYTCLTPDFNFDLSRRGCTLPR
- a CDS encoding DUF1304 domain-containing protein; the protein is MMISNALVLLVALLHVWFMILEMYFWTRPLGRKAFGLTKESAEATKVMAQNQGIYNGFLAAGLIWGVVSGLHDVKIFFLACVIVAGIVGAFTANKKILYIQAFPALAALMAVVCL
- a CDS encoding glycerophosphodiester phosphodiesterase family protein, with the protein product MSIIPFSLVALIFINSAFAFDWQGHRGARGLYPENTIGAMEEALKYPVTTLELDVVVSKDMKVVVSHEPWMSEEFCQNPEGKRVKGRDYNLYKLTYEEIQRFDCGSIPHPRFPQQKKIREGKPLLEKLLSESEQMLKKLNREKVQYNIEIKSTAPDERDGFQPDYKTFTDLVVKTIQAQLKNEKFVLQSFDWRVLRYLHEKYPEIQLSALIETEVNPQENLKKLGFNPQIFSPDFTLLKKEHVMAFHALNIKVIPWTVNTVPEMEKLMAMNVDGIITDYPNLISSVAVKKCGPKSHLFEGRCVKMPTHSVPSELNPGWKCKDGFVQKRSKCVRIKLPPHSVLLEDGKTWACKTGYERYRGTCKKISH
- a CDS encoding iron-containing redox enzyme family protein; its protein translation is MNIKKAYQDSMKKFSKNNPSTLFKDKEVYGEWLAQTYFFVRHSTSLLGYSLPHLKNEELRHHFEHHLGEEERHDLLALKDIERLGKNISQYQEMIPTQAFYHSQYYRISFEGGTSLLGYILFLEGLAVNWAKDSYMEIKDLHKGSVLFLKVHAEEDPHHLEEAIKTISSLSQNEQECILRNLHYSEELYQQMMHCILEQHKKVKAA